AAGACCATAATATATGAAATATCTCTTCAGAAATGACATATTGAGGATTAATTATGGTCGTTGAAAAGCATGGTTCAAGTTTTCCACTTCGAATTCaattatgattaaaaatatagatgCCTTGATTAGAAAGGGATCCCTACTTTCACagtctctatattttttttcacaGTCTCTATATTTAAACTGAGGATTTCTCAAGTTAACCATTAGAAACTATAACTTAATATAGCTGAGGAGATGATTTTTTCAAGAAATATACGTATGTAAACTAGTTCAGCAATGAGCTCTATTTTTCTTTACTTGAAGATCAAAGTATTATATGAGGTTAAGCGTGACAAGAATCGCTATTTCTTCAACGCTCGGTTAGATAACTGGTTAAGTCTTAGAAACCATAGCTTCTTCTTTCCTTTGCTGCGATTCAATTTGTATACTCACTCCATTTTGAGTAATAgtaagaattttattttgagTAGCGGAAAATGTATAAGTCGTCACTTCCAAGACGTATATTGGCTTGGCTCTCGAACTCGTGAAATTGGCCGAATTGTTTTTAACCGTTTTAAGTTGTTGTTCACTCGTGAAAaatgttcaagaaaaaaaaaaggttattcAGAAGCACCAAACGTCAACAGTGGTTAAAAATTTGTGTacgttaattttgaaaatttgtttACTAGTTTACCAACTTGTACAACCCACGAATATCAGAGATCCAAAAACATCCAAAGGTTTATCTATAAAGTTAATTTGAGACATATCGTCATCATAATAAATTTGAACACTAAACATGGAATACAAACTTTAAAACATCGTTTGACAAATTTTGTGAACTATAAAAGCTAATTTGACACTTTATAACATTATCAATATCTAAAATTATCACATATTAGCTGTAAATGGTAGGGGAATCAGTTTAGATTGATTACAATGTTATAAgtgaaattttaataaacattCACCCAAAGTAAGAGAGTTCGTCATAAATACATGCATTCATATTTcacgaaagaaaaaagaaaaagagaaaactacatatgtatatatttttttatagcttTCCTTAATCCTTAATCACTCGTGACTCGCAACAATTGGCAGGTGATCGTAGCGCCTTCCGCTTAAAGCTGTCCATCTGTACGGTCTCCTTCTTTATATATCTCTTAACTCAAACCTTTTCTGTCTACTTGCTCTCCTCTGCTTCTCTTGCTCTCTCTATTTCTCTCCCTGGTTTAAAAGTCTTTCTCTTTGAAAAAATATCTCTGGTTAAAGTTCGTTTGTTCTGTCTGTATCAATCCAAAGATATTTTCTCTGTTCTTCTAGACAAAGATTCATCAACATGGAATCTACTGAACTGCAAGACATAGATTTCTTTAGATCCTTTTCCGACCACACAAGCCTAACTTTCTTCACTCCAACCACAAGCTCCCTCCGATCCGACTCCGTATCCGAAGACCCGGATTCACCAAAGCCAcagaacgaagaagaagacgagtACGTCGAAGAGTTGACTCGTCAGATGACTAACTATATGCTTCAAGATGACGAAAAGCATCAGAAGGTACACAACTTTTTTCTTGAAACCCAACAGATTcgattcttttctctttttttttttacttaattcttttttatactttttgatCAGTCTTGTAGTGGTGGTAGTGGCTCTGGCTCTGGCTCTGGGTCGCCGCAATCTACTCTTTGGTCACCTTTCGCCTCCGGTTACAGCAGCCCTATCGGTCCTTCCAGAGAACCATCGCCACCGCTAACTCCGGTGACGGCGGTGGAGACGCAACCCGTTATGATTCCTTTTCAATCAAAACAAGCTTTAATCGATGACCAGATCCGATCTATTCAAGCTAACGTGAGCTCATGTTTTATCACAcattattttactaaaaaacttctttaaaaaaaaaaaaaagtgcgTCGGTTTTAAAACAACGGTTTAGAATTAACCTTAAAGAAAAGAGTTTCGTTACCACCGTCGGAtgtattatctttttaataaaagttCGTATTAATTTTCGTTTCTTAGTTCCATAAGATCAAAAAGGAGAAAGATAAGCAACGTAAAGATGACGTGTTAGGACACAAAGCAAGGAGCTACCACCAACAACAGAGACCAAGGTCGGGCGTGAAGGCGGTGTTCGTTGACGGGTCAGGTTCGAAAACCGGGTCGGGTGGAACTGGAGTGTTCTTACCGCGTAGTCATGGTACTGTCGTGGAGACACGCAAGAAAACAGGTTAGAGCCAATAGTAATGtcatattaatttttcattataaaaaagGTTACGTATGATAAAGgacaaagaaaataattaaagattGAATGACGTCGTCTTAGTACTTTGAGATTCCTACTTTGTTTTTTTAGGGGTTGACAAAGTGGGAATCTTGCGTATATACATTagaaaatttcataaattatCTCCTTAATATAAACCACTGAATGTTATGTTTTATTAAGAGTGTGTAATTATGTTTCCTGTGGTAGACGAGATAGATAGGATTTCGTATCCCTGCGACGCATTTTAAGAATCAACTTTTGGGGTTCCATAAAATTCCATTCGTTCTAATTTTGATAAAGTTCTTATCATTTACTCAAAGCGGTTTTGTTTGTTCGAGTAATAATAGCTAAAGTAAAAGCGTTAGAAGGATTCAAAAGTTGTGACATGAATGAtgaatagttttaattaaaatggttAAGATTAGGTTGGGTTAGTTTAGCAATCATCTCAAGCTCAAAACTCAATTATTtaggacaaatatataataataatctttttcttaCATTATTACATTGTTTGACTGAATAGATTCCAAAGATTCCTTCTCACCTATtaatctcttttttctttttaagattTTGTGTGGATGTCGAGTTGATAGATATGCCCTCCTTAATTAGAATCTTGCCTCAAGTTGTTGGCCCCCATTGTTAGTCCATTTCCATTTCACCAAAAATAAAACCACATAGGTTCAAAAATCATTATCATTAAGTTTTTTCTAATGACCCCACTTGTTTCTTTCAATAAGTGGATTATAATCTAAGATAACCTTAGATATTTATTCATCTCGTGATTCTTTCCCATGTCACCGTTCGATCATTAATACCCAAGGCTATAACCGAACCACATAGTGTaaacttttttctttctaaatatAGTATTATATTCATTTGAAATTGAATAGACACTTAAGAGTCTCGTACGAACATTAACCAAGGTTGTATGTTCTTTAAACGCAAAGACTTGTACATAACATACCAACGTTGAGAATATctgattatttcatttttaactcTTAACCGTTACCCAAACTAGGAGTCGGTGGGTGGGTTTGTCAACAAATATCATCGACCTTtcatttgataaaatattatatgcaTCATTTGATTTTATCTGGCTTTAGATATTGGTGAGGTGGTGACTATTCTGTACTGTTGTTATTAAGATTTGTTGTCGTTCTATGAAACTGATGTCTCAACCAAACAGTTTTTGAAGTTATTACTCAGGATTAAGTACAAGTCCGATTTAGTTTGGTTTAGATATGCATTTAGTTTGGTTCGACTTTGTGGCTGAAAATAAATTTGTTGCAGGATGTTCAACAGTAATAATACCAGCAAGAGTAGTTGAAGCCTTGAAAGTTCACTTTGAAAAATTGGGCGTTCCTTCTACATTCTCTTCTGATATccctccttttcatggtaccaACCCCACCTATCTTTTTCCTTATTCATTTTTCTGTTCTAATTAAAGTAATGATTTTACaataattagttataaatatatataaacagtaAAAACACTCTCTAATTGAATCATTAAAGTCGATTTGTGAGAAATTCATTGCCgaagtatattttatataaacataggttaaactattattttgattgataattgttgaatttttttaaccATATAGATGCTTTGTTGGTGTCCATgaagaacaaaaacaacaaaagtaGTTCATCAACTCGGGGTCAAAGTGGAGCACCGTACATGGCGGAGACGTCGGCAGAGACCCACCAAGAACCACCGGCGGATTTGCCACATGAATGGACGTACTGATCAAAACATTGGCACATGCCCTTGGTTGCTGAAGTTACAGGTTTCCAAAAGGTAATGTCTTATCGGATTGAATATTCTATAGTGGggtcaaaatataaaataaataaacagctTTAAATAATCATTGTTTTTGGAAATATGTAGATTTTAATCGGGGGTGAATTTGTTCTTTTATTATTGGTAGTTCTATTAGCTCAGGTAAAATAAATAGTTCTTATGATAAAAGAACGATAAATATGCATATGTATGTTGATACATGTGTATTTGTAATAAAAGGGATGTGTTGTTTTTGTAGGATTCCTTGTAATAAAAGCATCGCcagtgttataaaaataaatttgattttattattacGCCTTAGTTCTTACATTTACTTCGTTTGCTTAAACTCTCCTGTTTACAAATTGCGCGTACAGAATTGCACCCATGGTTTTTTGAATAACACTATTAGTTTTGTATCCGCAATATATTGTTCAAAAAAGATAACATACAGAATGCGTTTATATACCTTGCGCTTCTCAGTCCATTCGTTTGATTCTGACCCTTTCTACATATTTTTGATTCGCTATTAGTTTCCTCAATATTTTTCTACGTTCTTTCTGATGAGGTGAATGTAAATTCCAGACTTGGTTCTAATTTTGATGGTAGTATTTTTCGATCTTTCAACTTCttcaaaaaatattctttaatgttaaaaaaaagataaaaaaaaatttgtagaaaaaaatgtgaaaagaTATGACTTATTGACATGCTCGGGGCCTCGTGGGTGGTCTTAAATCCGCCGACTTATCGTAATGTGCAAGAATGTTGTTGACTTATTCTTCGTACTTTATAAGGTTCATGTGCACTCACAGTTTGTCATTTATTCATATTAATTCTGAGCCAGTGACGGTGTACACAATACTTTCTCCACTCGTCTGATGTGACtcctctttttcatttttttgtctaCGTACACCGACAATTTACATAGGGGTTTTAGGTATTCGTGCTACAGCATACAactttataaaactaaaatgataTTGCATTAGTTAGGAGAACCGACTATGATCGAAAtacgaatattaaaattttgaccGAGCTGTAGTCTAGAAATATCTACACTAGTGATGTTATCGTGTTAAGAATCATGTCAGTTTGTTGATTTCCAAATTTAAGTTAACAATTTTGTTGGACTCTGTTATTCCACTAAAACTCAATACATTAATACGATATTATTCGTTTTAGGTCAATTGGACAGGTCCGTTTAGACTTTTGTTTTTGGCACATCTCAAAAGAACCtcatactaattaattttgACTTGATTTATATATCAAACGACGATTGTTTACAATTTTTTGGATATGGAGCTTAGAATAACATCCCAACATACGGGTTACCTAGTCTAGTTTAGTAGGTTAAATGTTGGTTAAGTACCGGTTAAAGGTTATCAGTTtcagtttgtttattttttcacgTAGTAACAAACTTGTTCCCTGTTACGATATGTTAATATGTCTTCTTTTTCACATTGGTGATCCAGGTTAACTAGTCCATTCGCTAAACCTTCATGTTAAATAACCTAGGATTTCATGGTGTAAATTTTTGGAAATTCCGGATTCAATTTATGTATTGAGCAACAAGTTGCGTGTAGGCGTCTTTGTCTTTGCGTGTAGCCCACACACCACACACGGGTTTTGTATAATCTCTCTAGTTAAAAAAAACCGAAATTCTGAAGTTCATGTTTAATAAGTCGATCGTCATTCAGCGTAAATGCGTTTGCAACGAATATGGAACGGTATGGAACACCTTTTAAATAATACAGACAATTTATGTATGTATATGAGCCGTATATGACTTTGATATATCGAGATCCACGAATTTAAGATTTCTCTAACTTAATAATGAGCATGGGTGATTGGGAATTGTGATATATATAAGTGATGCATTTTTTCCAAACCGCTCGCACTATAGGATAAGTCCAAGCGAACACGAAGAGCTCCGCCGTGCCGTCAGGTCGAAGAACTCGTAGCTAAAGGACTTTTACGCGAAAGTCTGAATCCATGTGCCGTTCCAGCTCTCTTAATTATAAAGAAAGATGAGTCATGGCGAATGTGTATGGATAGTCGAGCTATTAACAAGATCACAGTGCGCTACCGATTTCCAATCCCGCGACTTGATGACTTGTTAGATCAAATTGGCACATCGACGATATTCACTAAGATCGATCTTAAAAGCGGCTACCATCAGATTCTATCAACTCATTCTATCAACTCGGGTGATGAGTGGAAAACGGCATTCAAAACTCGTGAAAGCCTCTTTGAATGGCTCGTCATGCCATTCGGATTATCGAACGCACCTAGCACTTTCATGCGCAAGATGAATCAGGCCCTACGCCCGTTCATTGGCAAgtttgtggtcgtctattttGACGACATCTTAATCTTCAGACCTCCTTGTCTGATCATATACGACACCTCACAGACGTTCTTACAGTTCTCCGACGCGACAAACTCTTTGCAACTCTCAAGAAATGCGATTTTGGTTCTTCACATATGCAGTTTCTTGGCTACATCGTCTCTGATCAAGGCCTTTCGGTTGATCTGGGGAAGATTTCGACTATTAAATCTTGGCCAACGCCTCGCACCATAACTGAAGTTCGGAGCTTTCACGGTCTTGCATCATTCTATGGCCGGTTTGTATCTCAGTTCAGTGGCCTTATGGCGCCTCTAACTGATATGATTCGAGGTGGCCGTTTTGTGTGGACACCTGAGGCTGAACGTGCTTTTGTTCTTATCAAAGATAAGCTCTGTTTTTCCCCATTTTTGGCTCTTCTCGACTTCAATCTTGTGTTTGAACTACACTGCAACGCCTCAAAAGCTGGTATTGGTGTTGTACTTAGCCAGAGAGGGTGATCTATTGCTTTTTATAGTGAGAAATTGGATGGCTCACGATCACGATACAATACATACGATGTCAAATTTTATGCTATCGTCCAGGCAGTGAAACATTGGCGTTATTATTTGTTTCACAAAGACTTTGTGCTCTATACCAATCATGATGCTTTAAAATATCTCAACAGTCAGTCCAAAGTCTGTGCTCGCCATGCGTATTGGATAACCTACCTTCAGCAGGTGACGTTCGTCATTAAACATACCTCAGGAGCTTCAAATCGCGTGGCCGACGCCTTGAGTCGTCGTCATTCCCTACTTGCATTCATCCATACAACAGTCACTGGTTTTGGTTTCTTCGCGGATCTATATCCAGTCAATCCTTTCTTTGGAAAGATTTATGCCACGGCATTGGAGCACTCTTCTTCTGAGTACTCTGTTCACGATGATTCCTGTTTTGGAGAACTAGGCTTTGCATCCCCGATTGTAGCTCCATCAAGAAGGATATGTTGGACTTGATCAGACTCTCCATCTAGTCTTGTATGCATATTTATGTCCTACCTTGCGCCGCGACGTTGAACATTTCGTGGAACGTTGCATCATTTGTCAACAGTCCAAAGGTCATGCCACTAATGCCGGTCTGTACTTACCTCTCCCGGTTCCTTCTCAACTGTGGACCGATATCAGTATGGACTTTGTTGTGGGACTTCCTCGGACTCAGTGGGGATTTGATTCTATTTTCATCGTCGTTGATCGTTTTTCTAAGATTGTCCATTTTATTTTGTGCAAAAAGACGACTGATGCATTACAAGTGGCAATGCTGTTTTTTCGTGATATCTACCGTCTTCATGGACTGCCTCTCTCGATCGTGTCAGATCACGATTCTCGATTCCCTGGACACTTTTGGCGGTCTTTATGGAAGCTTCTTGGTACGACTTTAGATATGAGTTCGGCGtatcatccacaaactgatggccATACGAAAAGAACTAATAGGTCATTAGGGAACCTATTGTGAAGTCTAGTGAGCGAAGCTATCAAGACATTGGATTCAAAACTCCCTCAAGCTGAATTTGCCCATAACCATTCTCTCAATCGAAGTTTAGGGCACTGTACTTTTCAGGTTATATATGGTGTTATTCCTCGTGTCTCCGTGACTCTTTCTAACCTTCCGGACCGAACCAGTGTACATGGAGAAGCATCATATTTTGTGGACACTCTCGCACAAATTCATGACCATGTTGTCCTGAATCTTGAAGCTTCAGCGACCAAATACAAACAAGCCGCTGACTTGCATCGGAGGAAACTGGTCTTTGAGGTAGGCGATTTGGTATGGGCTTATCTCACTCGGGATCGTATGCCATTTCACGCTTATAACAAGCTTAATGCCAAGAAGATAGGGCCATTGGAAGTGCTTCAGCGTATCAATGACAATGCATATCGTCTTCGTTTACCGGCCAACATTACTACATGCAAGAGTGGCATAGGTCGCCATAACCATCCAACCTCTTGGCCTAAAAAGACAATCTTTCTAGATAAAGTCGGTTGATTAGgataaaatttctcaaaatgaaTCCATAAGATGTgatcttatttttttcatcggaTCTGGGTAGTGACCAAAGGTCTTGAGCGACCGGTCCGGCAGAACAACTCAAAAGATAAAGAAGTATCGTGAATTTCTTCCGGTGTCTTCAATGTCAAGTATATCTCGCATTACGTTGGCGCAAATACAAATCCAGATTCAGGGTCGAATCTTTCATACCCCAGGGGTCCTGAAGCAGCAGCATGCATCTATCACTTTGACGCCAACAACCATTTGAATTCGCTTCCATCATTATCTTAAGAAAGGCTTTTAATTATcggttttatttttaactttagaTAAGTGTTGTGTTTTTCCTTTACGGTTGATGATAAGCTTTATATCTCCCTTGCCTTATAGGATTTATCTATAAGAAAGGGTTATATACATAACCATCGTTATGTTGTTTTACTTACATTTTAATAAACTAAAGAGTTTTGCTTTTAATCTTGTCTTGATTCGATTGAATTCATCATTATAAAAAGTTTGGTCTCAAGATATTCTTACGAATCTCTTGATTGAGCAAAGAATTGTCTCTTGCGAATACTTTTGCGAGATTGATCGTTCAATCCTATTTATACGCTGCGTTAAGTTGGAACGAACATAATCTTTTTATAAACTACAGGTAGACACATAAACTCAATCTTCCTAACGCAAGCaatttcaaccaaaaaaatcaaaaacttgcTAGTGTCCCCCTATATACGCATTCAACCTCacaaaatgaaaaatcaaaGAAATCCCCTTCTATATTTGATAGACTTATCTTACCTTAATATTTTTGCTCAAGAAATTCCTTctatatttgattaaaaaaaaactactactCACTTCAAGGAAAATTGCCCCAAAGGGCCCAAACCAATTCTATATTCCTCTAGCCTCTAGGCCCATGGCATCTTTTCTGGcttatatatatccaaatcactTTGACTTAAATATttgcataatatatatttgattcttTTGAACATGATATATTTGCTATTTCGGTActgataaaatcaaaacaaacggAAATCTTAGATTACAGATAATAAACTGGAAAAGAATATCGAAACTTCTTACTAATTTTCATTTCGAAGATGATTTTGAATTCTTACCAATCGAAGCTTCTTCCTCAGCCTCTGAATTCATGAAACAGGCAGTGCCGTGCGAAAAGTCTTATGGGTCTAaggcaaattttaaaaataaacttattgcaattataatgaaaacaattttgcAATATGATATATCACTTTTACCAAATACACAAATCTAACActgtaaaaaaataagtttatgctatattatgtcatataagaaagaaataaatgaattcaGAAGGTTAGTTAGTCTACTATgtgaaaatagtttttaaaaaataaatctaaaccattagattataaatattttaaattttggaatcCTAAAAAGCTCATATTAATCGAAGGCCTAAGGCGAATGCCTTTTTCAATATACTGCAGGCACACCTCTGGAAACAGGCATACGTATACATTAGTTAACCCAAAATGTAACAaagttaatataaataaatacagaaaataaTAGGACTTGAATCAGCGTTTGTTTAACTTATTGAATCAACATGACCGTAAACAAAATCCAATTATATCTTCAGACACAAAAAAACGAAATCTTAAAATCttgaaataatttgtttttcgttattattatttaaacgGGAAAAAAGAAAGCCTACAAAGAATCAATCAACAATGTGACTGAATTTCGGTGTGATTGTTATTACTTCCAGTGTCCTTAAAAGACCTACTTCcaaaaatcataaaccctaatccaaaaCCAGCCATTGCAGCCAAGAAGACTCCTCCATTGAATGACATCACGGCCAGCATGATCAAATAAGACAAACCAGCTCTCACAGTGTAAAATAACGTCTGGACTAGCCCGCCACCAAAGCTCGCTGGACCGGCTTTCATGACCCCGCATCGCGAAATCCACTCCGACAATGCGGAAGCGACGAAAATGGAGGCTAGGCAGACCCAATACATAGTCAGACTGGTCCCTGGCCATCCGTCGAATAGAACCTCCGTGTTTTTCCCCCAGAAGAAGGTCATGTGCATCATGCCACCGTGATGACGGCGGCGATGTTGGAAAAACGCCGACGGTGAAGGTGCCGGAGCGGCATGAGAAGATCCACCCATCATGTCGTTCATATTGTTTAGAGATGTTATTAACTGATGTAAGGGTTTCCTTCTTGTATGCGTGTGTACATGTGGGTtatttataatagttttgtgTTTGGGTTGGAGTTTGGTGTGTAGTACAATGTACATTTCAAAACAACTATGCGATAATCTTGTTTATATTAAAGTTGTACTTTAAAGATAGTTAAGTGAAAAAAGATATTtagtttgacccaaaaaaaaagatatttagtTGAGATTGTTTTCTTCAACCTTTTTCAAGTCAGAAATGAAATTTGAAGAAGTAAAAGATAGGGAGATCTAGAATATTATGTTCTTTGAGACTTGGTGCATTTCGTCTTGTTTGTAGCTTTACCGTTGGAGCAGATATGTTCTTTAAATAAA
Above is a window of Brassica napus cultivar Da-Ae chromosome A10, Da-Ae, whole genome shotgun sequence DNA encoding:
- the LOC106420449 gene encoding copper transporter 3-like, which translates into the protein MYIVLHTKLQPKHKTIINNPHVHTHTRRKPLHQLITSLNNMNDMMGGSSHAAPAPSPSAFFQHRRRHHGGMMHMTFFWGKNTEVLFDGWPGTSLTMYWVCLASIFVASALSEWISRCGVMKAGPASFGGGLVQTLFYTVRAGLSYLIMLAVMSFNGGVFLAAMAGFGLGFMIFGSRSFKDTGSNNNHTEIQSHC
- the LOC106420260 gene encoding uncharacterized protein LOC106420260, yielding MESTELQDIDFFRSFSDHTSLTFFTPTTSSLRSDSVSEDPDSPKPQNEEEDEYVEELTRQMTNYMLQDDEKHQKSCSGGSGSGSGSGSPQSTLWSPFASGYSSPIGPSREPSPPLTPVTAVETQPVMIPFQSKQALIDDQIRSIQANFHKIKKEKDKQRKDDVLGHKARSYHQQQRPRSGVKAVFVDGSGSKTGSGGTGVFLPRSHGTVVETRKKTGCSTVIIPARVVEALKVHFEKLGVPSTFSSDIPPFHDALLVSMKNKNNKSSSSTRGQSGAPYMAETSAETHQEPPADLPHEWTY